A single window of Gambusia affinis linkage group LG18, SWU_Gaff_1.0, whole genome shotgun sequence DNA harbors:
- the otud4 gene encoding OTU domain-containing protein 4 isoform X1 — MDSGGNMQSNEERNAEKQMDNYLKGIGFHRKKIAKDGSCLFRAVAEQVLHCQSLHTEVRAKCVEFLKKNRDSYEAFIEGNFEEYLSKLQDPQQWVGEVEINALAVMYKRDFLIFQEPGKPAVNITDNNFKDKVRLCFLNGNHYDSVYPISHMKSAALCQSILYELLYEGVFRVDRSSLGPCQRTGRASDLLSDDCMAVCGSSDESDQETREPLWVENGTGSVSSRPSSYRGRGRARSLPERVRRSLNPTLLRNVDYDIWHKTKRAQQKMDYSIAAGMQFSVGDRCQVRLDNGRTYKATIKEVPPDNSHVAVQVEDLGKKLVPLWNIRPLNDENSWTTVTNRDKRLNNGHGEWEGRGRGRGRGKPIPASSSSSVSQATAVGASGRMQKQHSWPPQATVEEQGKPSRKSLGAAEPTLRLTERERLAREEEEEMNVALMEIQLRDENIFPALGSQTVTQAESGRKKTGDKRRSQRNKTKSPVEDMRALSPSAGDRPNSSTPPPAAVTVSSLPAANSDSAGRSSVNGNMAAASGSASVLPSICAASETKSNAQSYASAAAVPVSPPPGIKPPAPFSFSFITPVLPAASPAPHHPPSSSFAASSPPLSSAAAPTFIAPIAPSPTAAQGFTRPFSPLTVLPRSPSPLSPSSTLTLPAAQPKEAPPAHTDVLPKTESSFRASQPPQSETPVPQSLPQVAPNLVKALVPQAEGTIQQSLQEIQSQGPQIQIKPEAEVSSPQKQLQPQTEVSSEPQTLQPQSDGTPVLSPQSSEQSPSVQSPEDPEPPKSDSPPPASQQSQPVAPPTLPQLQPHFPHSIHGAVPLQQLSQLYQDPLFPGFPQGEKGEVAHIPPFSTSKSGDDLPKDVNVLRFFFNLGVKAYSMPMFSPYVYLFPLQQYSTMQMKPHAPSSHYPCSSPPTKLQEAYQPTPYPVPSSSPQYDHHSPPAEPPRPAETHFNQNPYPPVAQPPPPQRMPCASLPWPPPRNPPPCPVGYPSPPPPYSNAPPSSQGYHPGQAAVHPLYPAAPPYPPFSLGYQPPSAPEELQVSQAAMDQLQPANPDPVHSHGHVRVLGPLEAPPTANMANANNNRSIVVTTNYAYNRTFSPSAMKKEALEGLTRTVLLVDPPLNNKPILAVVSDPDLNDAALRSGSSPASPSTYRGARKHFTSPKPYGVPVVAGDPGQLVYAPAVGMSESLSVACGTEDDFELDPFAMGYSGQRKVYRGRGNRGRSSYDPGRARRRHGDQGAGTHFFNSSFRARGRERGY; from the exons ATGGACAGCGGCGGAAACATGCAGAGTAATGAGGAACGAAACGCGGAGAAACAGATGGATAACTACTTGAAAGGGATAGGTTTTCATCGGAAGAAGATTGCCAAAGACGGATCGTGTCTGTTCCGAGCCGTGGCCGAGCAG GTTCTGCACTGCCAGAGCCTCCACACTGAGGTCCGGGCTAAATGCGTAGAGTTCCTGAAGAAGAACCGGGACAGCTATGAGGCG tttatcGAGGGAAACTTTGAGGAATACCTCAGCAAGCTGCAGGACCCGCAG CAATGGGTGGGAGAGGTGGAGATCAACGCTCTGGCTGTCATGTATAA GAGAGACTTCCTGATCTTCCAGGAACCCGGCAAACCGGCGGTGAACATCACAGACAACAACTTCAAGGACAAA GTCCGGTTGTGCTTCCTGAATGGAAACCACTACGACAGTGTTTACCCCATCAGCCACATGAAGAGCGCTGCTCTCTGCCAGT CCATCTTGTACGAGCTGCTGTACGAAGGCGTCTTCAGGGTGGACCGCAGCTCCCTGGGTCCGTGTCAGAGGACGGGCCGGGCCTCGGACCTGCTGAGCGACGACTGCATGGCCGTCTGCGGCAGCAGCGACGAGTCCGACCAGGAAACCCGCGAGCCGCTTTG GGTGGAAAACGGAACCGGCTCGGTTTCCTCCAGACCCAGCAGCTACAGG GGCCGAGGCCGCGCCCGGAGTCTGCCTGAGCGGGTGAGGCGCTCCCTGAACCCGACTCTGCTCCGAAACGTCGACTACGACATCTGGCACAAGACCAAGAGAG CCCAGCAGAAGATGGATTACTCCATCGCTGCAGGGATGCAGTTCTCTGTTGGGGATCGCTGTCAG GTTCGCCTGGACAACGGCCGGACCTACAAGGCCACCATCAAGGAGGTTCCCCCCGACAACAGCCACGTGGCGGTCCAGGTGGAGGACCTGGGGAAGAA GCTGGTGCCGCTGTGGAACATCCGGCCGCTGAACGACGAGAACAGCTGGACCACCGTCACCAACCGGGACAAGAGGCTGAACAACGGACACGGAG AGTGGGAGGGgcgagggagaggaagaggacgagGGAAACCCATCCCagcatcctcctcttcctccgtctCCCAGGCAACGGCGGTGGGCGCCAGTGGGCGCATGCAGAAGCAACACTCTTGGCCCCCGCAGGCCACCGTAGAGGAGCAGGGGAAGCCCAGCAG GAAGTCGCTGGGCGCAGCAGAGCCGACTCTCAGGCTGACGGAGCGGGAACGTTTGgccagagaggaggaggaggagatgaacGTGGCGCTGATGGAGATCCAGCTCAGAGATGAGAACATCTTCCCTGCCCTCGGC AGTCAGACTGTGACTCAGGCTGAATCAGGCAGGAAGAAAACTGGAGACAAGAGGCGATCTCAGAGAAACAAGACG aagAGTCCAGTTGAAGACATGAGAGCGCTGTCGCCCTCTGCAGGCGACAGACCGAACTCCTCcactcctcctccagctgctgtcacTGTCTCCTCTCTTCCTGCTGCTAACTCAGACTCGGCTGGGCGGAGCTCTGTGAATGGAAACATGGCCGCCGCGTCAGGCTCCGCCTCCGTTCTCCCGTCCATCTGTGCTGCTTCAGAGACTAAGTCAAACGCCCAGTCCTATGCCTCCGCCGCGGCCGTGCCGGTTTCCCCTCCGCCGGGCATTAAGCCCCCGGCgcccttctccttctccttcatcACCCCGGTTCTccctgctgcctctccagctcctcATCATCCTCCATCTTCCTCATTTGCTGCATCTTCTCCGCCGTTATCGTCGGCTGCCGCTCCGACCTTCATCGCCCCTATCGCTCCGAGTCCGACAGCGGCTCAGGGCTTCACCCGCCCCTTCTCCCCGCTCACCGTGCTGCCTCGCTCGCCCagtcctctctctccctcctccacctTGACCCTACCTGCTGCTCAACCCAAAGAAGCTCCACCAGCCCACACCG ATGTTTTGCCAAAAACAGAGTCGAGTTTTCGGGCGTCTCAGCCTCCCCAGAGTGAGACGCCCGTCCCTCAGAGTCTTCCTCAAGTTGCTCCTAACCTGGTTAAAGCTTTGGTGCCTCAGGCAGAAGGAACAATCCAACAGTCTCTACAGGAAATCCAGAGTCAGGGACCACAAATCCAGATCAAGCCTGAGGCTGAGGTCTCCTCCCCCCAGAAACAGCTACAGCCCCAAACTGAGGTGTCTTCAGAACCTCAAACACTCCAACCGCAGTCTGACGGCACCCCAGTTCTCTCCCCTCAGTCCTCTGAACAATCCCCCAGCGTTCAGAGTCCAGAAGACCCTGAGCCTCCAAAGTCTgattctcctcctcctgccagtCAGCAGTCACAGCCTGTTGCCCCTCCCACTCTTCCCCAGTTACAACCTCACTTCCCTCACTCCATCCATGGCGCCGTCCCCCTGCAGCAGCTGTCCCAACTCTACCAGGACCCCCTGTTCCCCGGCTTCCCCCAGGGGGAGAAAGGAGAGGTCGCCCATATCCCGCCGTTCTCCACCAGCAAGTCTGGAGACGACCTGCCGAAAG ACGTCAACGTCTTGAGGTTTTTCTTCAACTTGGGTGTCAAG GCGTACTCCATGCCCATGTTCTCCCCCTACGTGTACCTCTTCCCGCTGCAGCAGTACTCCACCATGCAGATGAAGCCCCACGCCCCGTCCTCCCACTACCCCTGCTCCAGCCCCCCCACCAAGCTGCAGGAGGCCTACCAGCCGACCCCGTACCCTGTGCCCTCCTCTTCCCCCCAGTACGACCACCACAGTCCCCCGGCGGAGCCCCCCCGCCCCGCTGAAACCCACTTCAACCAGAATCCGTACCCGCCGGTCGCCCAGCCTCCACCACCGCAGAGGATGCCCTGCGCCTCTTTGCCGTGGCCTCCGCCCAGAAACCCGCCGCCGTGTCCTGTCGGATACCCCTCGCCTCCACCGCCATACTCCAACGCCCCGCCGTCCTCTCAGGGGTACCACCCGGGTCAGGCGGCGGTGCACCCGCTGTACCCGGCTGCGCCGCCGTACCCGCCCTTCTCCCTGGGGTACCAGCCGCCGTCGGCCCCTGAAGAGCTCCAGGTGAGCCAGGCGGccatggatcagctgcagcccGCCAACCCGGACCCCGTCCACAGCCACGGACACGTCCGGGTCCTGGGTCCGCTGGAGGCCCCGCCCACTGCTAACATGGCTAACGCTAACAACAACAGAAGTATTGTGGTTACTACCAACTACG CTTATAACAGAACGTTTTCCCCATCAGCCATGAAGAAGGAGGCTTTAGAGGGTCTGACCCGGACGGTGCTGCTGGTGGACCCTCCACTCAACAACAAGCCCATA CTCGCCGTGGTGTCCGACCCCGACCTGAACGACGCCGCCCTGCGGTCCGGCAGCAGCCCCGCCTCCCCGTCCACCTACCGAGGCGCCCGGAAACACTTCACCAGCCCCAAGCCGTACGGCGTTCCCGTCGTCGCCGGCGACCCGGGCCAGCTGGTGTACGCGCCGGCCGTCGGCATGTCGGAGTCGCTGTCGGTGGCGTGTGGCACGGAGGACGACTTCGAGCTGGATCCGTTCGCCATGGGCTACAGCGGGCAGAGGAAAGTCTACCGGGGGCGGGGGAACAGGGGCAGGAGCAGCTACGACCCGGGGAGGGCCAGGCGTCGCCACGGAGACCAGGGGGCGGGGACTCATTTCTTTAACTCCTCCTTCAGGGCGCGGGGCCGGGAGAGGGGCTACTAG
- the otud4 gene encoding OTU domain-containing protein 4 isoform X2, whose translation MDSGGNMQSNEERNAEKQMDNYLKGIGFHRKKIAKDGSCLFRAVAEQVLHCQSLHTEVRAKCVEFLKKNRDSYEAFIEGNFEEYLSKLQDPQQWVGEVEINALAVMYKRDFLIFQEPGKPAVNITDNNFKDKVRLCFLNGNHYDSVYPISHMKSAALCQSILYELLYEGVFRVDRSSLGPCQRTGRASDLLSDDCMAVCGSSDESDQETREPLWVENGTGSVSSRPSSYRGRGRARSLPERVRRSLNPTLLRNVDYDIWHKTKRAQQKMDYSIAAGMQFSVGDRCQVRLDNGRTYKATIKEVPPDNSHVAVQVEDLGKKLVPLWNIRPLNDENSWTTVTNRDKRLNNGHGEWEGRGRGRGRGKPIPASSSSSVSQATAVGASGRMQKQHSWPPQATVEEQGKPSRKSLGAAEPTLRLTERERLAREEEEEMNVALMEIQLRDENIFPALGSQTVTQAESGRKKTGDKRRSQRNKTKSPVEDMRALSPSAGDRPNSSTPPPAAVTVSSLPAANSDSAGRSSVNGNMAAASGSASVLPSICAASETKSNAQSYASAAAVPVSPPPGIKPPAPFSFSFITPVLPAASPAPHHPPSSSFAASSPPLSSAAAPTFIAPIAPSPTAAQGFTRPFSPLTVLPRSPSPLSPSSTLTLPAAQPKEAPPAHTDVLPKTESSFRASQPPQSETPVPQSLPQVAPNLVKALVPQAEGTIQQSLQEIQSQGPQIQIKPEAEVSSPQKQLQPQTEVSSEPQTLQPQSDGTPVLSPQSSEQSPSVQSPEDPEPPKSDSPPPASQQSQPVAPPTLPQLQPHFPHSIHGAVPLQQLSQLYQDPLFPGFPQGEKGEVAHIPPFSTSKSGDDLPKDVNVLRFFFNLGVKAYSMPMFSPYVYLFPLQQYSTMQMKPHAPSSHYPCSSPPTKLQEAYQPTPYPVPSSSPQYDHHSPPAEPPRPAETHFNQNPYPPVAQPPPPQRMPCASLPWPPPRNPPPCPVGYPSPPPPYSNAPPSSQGYHPGQAAVHPLYPAAPPYPPFSLGYQPPSAPEELQVSQAAMDQLQPANPDPVHSHGHVRVLGPLEAPPTANMANANNNRSIVVTTNYAMKKEALEGLTRTVLLVDPPLNNKPILAVVSDPDLNDAALRSGSSPASPSTYRGARKHFTSPKPYGVPVVAGDPGQLVYAPAVGMSESLSVACGTEDDFELDPFAMGYSGQRKVYRGRGNRGRSSYDPGRARRRHGDQGAGTHFFNSSFRARGRERGY comes from the exons ATGGACAGCGGCGGAAACATGCAGAGTAATGAGGAACGAAACGCGGAGAAACAGATGGATAACTACTTGAAAGGGATAGGTTTTCATCGGAAGAAGATTGCCAAAGACGGATCGTGTCTGTTCCGAGCCGTGGCCGAGCAG GTTCTGCACTGCCAGAGCCTCCACACTGAGGTCCGGGCTAAATGCGTAGAGTTCCTGAAGAAGAACCGGGACAGCTATGAGGCG tttatcGAGGGAAACTTTGAGGAATACCTCAGCAAGCTGCAGGACCCGCAG CAATGGGTGGGAGAGGTGGAGATCAACGCTCTGGCTGTCATGTATAA GAGAGACTTCCTGATCTTCCAGGAACCCGGCAAACCGGCGGTGAACATCACAGACAACAACTTCAAGGACAAA GTCCGGTTGTGCTTCCTGAATGGAAACCACTACGACAGTGTTTACCCCATCAGCCACATGAAGAGCGCTGCTCTCTGCCAGT CCATCTTGTACGAGCTGCTGTACGAAGGCGTCTTCAGGGTGGACCGCAGCTCCCTGGGTCCGTGTCAGAGGACGGGCCGGGCCTCGGACCTGCTGAGCGACGACTGCATGGCCGTCTGCGGCAGCAGCGACGAGTCCGACCAGGAAACCCGCGAGCCGCTTTG GGTGGAAAACGGAACCGGCTCGGTTTCCTCCAGACCCAGCAGCTACAGG GGCCGAGGCCGCGCCCGGAGTCTGCCTGAGCGGGTGAGGCGCTCCCTGAACCCGACTCTGCTCCGAAACGTCGACTACGACATCTGGCACAAGACCAAGAGAG CCCAGCAGAAGATGGATTACTCCATCGCTGCAGGGATGCAGTTCTCTGTTGGGGATCGCTGTCAG GTTCGCCTGGACAACGGCCGGACCTACAAGGCCACCATCAAGGAGGTTCCCCCCGACAACAGCCACGTGGCGGTCCAGGTGGAGGACCTGGGGAAGAA GCTGGTGCCGCTGTGGAACATCCGGCCGCTGAACGACGAGAACAGCTGGACCACCGTCACCAACCGGGACAAGAGGCTGAACAACGGACACGGAG AGTGGGAGGGgcgagggagaggaagaggacgagGGAAACCCATCCCagcatcctcctcttcctccgtctCCCAGGCAACGGCGGTGGGCGCCAGTGGGCGCATGCAGAAGCAACACTCTTGGCCCCCGCAGGCCACCGTAGAGGAGCAGGGGAAGCCCAGCAG GAAGTCGCTGGGCGCAGCAGAGCCGACTCTCAGGCTGACGGAGCGGGAACGTTTGgccagagaggaggaggaggagatgaacGTGGCGCTGATGGAGATCCAGCTCAGAGATGAGAACATCTTCCCTGCCCTCGGC AGTCAGACTGTGACTCAGGCTGAATCAGGCAGGAAGAAAACTGGAGACAAGAGGCGATCTCAGAGAAACAAGACG aagAGTCCAGTTGAAGACATGAGAGCGCTGTCGCCCTCTGCAGGCGACAGACCGAACTCCTCcactcctcctccagctgctgtcacTGTCTCCTCTCTTCCTGCTGCTAACTCAGACTCGGCTGGGCGGAGCTCTGTGAATGGAAACATGGCCGCCGCGTCAGGCTCCGCCTCCGTTCTCCCGTCCATCTGTGCTGCTTCAGAGACTAAGTCAAACGCCCAGTCCTATGCCTCCGCCGCGGCCGTGCCGGTTTCCCCTCCGCCGGGCATTAAGCCCCCGGCgcccttctccttctccttcatcACCCCGGTTCTccctgctgcctctccagctcctcATCATCCTCCATCTTCCTCATTTGCTGCATCTTCTCCGCCGTTATCGTCGGCTGCCGCTCCGACCTTCATCGCCCCTATCGCTCCGAGTCCGACAGCGGCTCAGGGCTTCACCCGCCCCTTCTCCCCGCTCACCGTGCTGCCTCGCTCGCCCagtcctctctctccctcctccacctTGACCCTACCTGCTGCTCAACCCAAAGAAGCTCCACCAGCCCACACCG ATGTTTTGCCAAAAACAGAGTCGAGTTTTCGGGCGTCTCAGCCTCCCCAGAGTGAGACGCCCGTCCCTCAGAGTCTTCCTCAAGTTGCTCCTAACCTGGTTAAAGCTTTGGTGCCTCAGGCAGAAGGAACAATCCAACAGTCTCTACAGGAAATCCAGAGTCAGGGACCACAAATCCAGATCAAGCCTGAGGCTGAGGTCTCCTCCCCCCAGAAACAGCTACAGCCCCAAACTGAGGTGTCTTCAGAACCTCAAACACTCCAACCGCAGTCTGACGGCACCCCAGTTCTCTCCCCTCAGTCCTCTGAACAATCCCCCAGCGTTCAGAGTCCAGAAGACCCTGAGCCTCCAAAGTCTgattctcctcctcctgccagtCAGCAGTCACAGCCTGTTGCCCCTCCCACTCTTCCCCAGTTACAACCTCACTTCCCTCACTCCATCCATGGCGCCGTCCCCCTGCAGCAGCTGTCCCAACTCTACCAGGACCCCCTGTTCCCCGGCTTCCCCCAGGGGGAGAAAGGAGAGGTCGCCCATATCCCGCCGTTCTCCACCAGCAAGTCTGGAGACGACCTGCCGAAAG ACGTCAACGTCTTGAGGTTTTTCTTCAACTTGGGTGTCAAG GCGTACTCCATGCCCATGTTCTCCCCCTACGTGTACCTCTTCCCGCTGCAGCAGTACTCCACCATGCAGATGAAGCCCCACGCCCCGTCCTCCCACTACCCCTGCTCCAGCCCCCCCACCAAGCTGCAGGAGGCCTACCAGCCGACCCCGTACCCTGTGCCCTCCTCTTCCCCCCAGTACGACCACCACAGTCCCCCGGCGGAGCCCCCCCGCCCCGCTGAAACCCACTTCAACCAGAATCCGTACCCGCCGGTCGCCCAGCCTCCACCACCGCAGAGGATGCCCTGCGCCTCTTTGCCGTGGCCTCCGCCCAGAAACCCGCCGCCGTGTCCTGTCGGATACCCCTCGCCTCCACCGCCATACTCCAACGCCCCGCCGTCCTCTCAGGGGTACCACCCGGGTCAGGCGGCGGTGCACCCGCTGTACCCGGCTGCGCCGCCGTACCCGCCCTTCTCCCTGGGGTACCAGCCGCCGTCGGCCCCTGAAGAGCTCCAGGTGAGCCAGGCGGccatggatcagctgcagcccGCCAACCCGGACCCCGTCCACAGCCACGGACACGTCCGGGTCCTGGGTCCGCTGGAGGCCCCGCCCACTGCTAACATGGCTAACGCTAACAACAACAGAAGTATTGTGGTTACTACCAACTACG CCATGAAGAAGGAGGCTTTAGAGGGTCTGACCCGGACGGTGCTGCTGGTGGACCCTCCACTCAACAACAAGCCCATA CTCGCCGTGGTGTCCGACCCCGACCTGAACGACGCCGCCCTGCGGTCCGGCAGCAGCCCCGCCTCCCCGTCCACCTACCGAGGCGCCCGGAAACACTTCACCAGCCCCAAGCCGTACGGCGTTCCCGTCGTCGCCGGCGACCCGGGCCAGCTGGTGTACGCGCCGGCCGTCGGCATGTCGGAGTCGCTGTCGGTGGCGTGTGGCACGGAGGACGACTTCGAGCTGGATCCGTTCGCCATGGGCTACAGCGGGCAGAGGAAAGTCTACCGGGGGCGGGGGAACAGGGGCAGGAGCAGCTACGACCCGGGGAGGGCCAGGCGTCGCCACGGAGACCAGGGGGCGGGGACTCATTTCTTTAACTCCTCCTTCAGGGCGCGGGGCCGGGAGAGGGGCTACTAG
- the LOC122820943 gene encoding zinc finger protein 827-like, with product MKRGSSVLQPPSDAAKRHTHPALTKTHSGDEALSMSECDARAAGSSPFPAATSLFSPDVSTKMASDLLIRLSEATQKAQVHPGSQEEAEQQDEPGVALSPDGPGASPEPPSLTHTPEGNAVTDTLASDLLRKLAERQDVSGHMLRLKEEEEPLEVDAMTPSQLVVKETTHSTLRMTNHHLFNVKPENQFLTRSNPAEQLLPGANMVDQYSFGLNAGDGFSSSDPADCFLNASNAFQFQVKLEDCSAPETAVEDLLHPRAKTDDLRPVKAKISEKPFNGAKMSNKIFSSITKESQFPSAAMLENGVVSGAKMAAQVFSGAKIEEHFLFGAKMEDECLRAVLWQDMSVNLASTLLHQLSEKVSKSSCQQVERMAPPIRSSPALKINMDHVPSSPLLSSRETLHETQTNIVRDQTSGSSYFFRCHVCGFETEGHALFKSHMTEHRQWEHGSFSLHCCRCDHSTNQEAEMMAHVDTHIHGDMGEMRRPAPLPAAPSRALPVAVATQPEQSTSEHRCRICQRSFPGQPELLAHFQGHRQGNQYRCDRCGHLTRTANKLVEHVRVHTGERPFTCDLCPYSAKRRDSLRLHCKVKHANASANAGANADVHTHRTYAPHGDGQRSSKHVRRLHTASSLPRPAAPPLPLLQPLLSDCTGWRDLSPLLPITTLISLKPRSYFSSSSSSSPPCSNKHSFLGYLGLTSL from the exons ATGAAGCGTGGGTCGAGTGTGTTGCAGCCTCCCTCTGATGCAGCCAAACGACACACACACCCCGCACTGACAAAGACACACTCCGGTGATGAGGCTTTGTCGATGAGTGAGTGTGACGCGCGCGCCGCAGGTTCGAGTCCCTTCCCAGCAGCCACCTCTCTGTTCAGCCCTGATGTCAGCACCAAGATGGCGTCTGACCTCCTCATCAGGCTTTCAG AGGCCACCCAGAAGGCCCAGGTGCATCCTGGGAGCCAGGAGGAGGCGGAGCAGCAGGACGAACCGGGCGTCGCCCTGTCGCCGGACGGTCCCGGTGCGAGTCCCGAGCCGCCGTCGCTGACCCACACCCCGGAGGGAAACGCCGTCACAGACACCCTGGCCTCAGACCTGCTCAGGAAACTGGCAG AGCGCCAGGATGTCAGCGGCCACATGTTGAGGctcaaagaggaagaggagcctcTGGAGGTCGACGCCATGACCCCAAGTCAGCTGGTCGTCAAGGAGACGACTCATTCCACCTTAAGGATGACGAACCACCATCTCTTCAATGTAAAACCAGAAAACCAGTTCCTCACCAGGAGTAACCCAGCTGAACAGTTGCTGCCTGGAGCCAACATGGTGGACCAGTACAGCTTTGGTCTTAATGCAGGAGATGGATTTTCTTCCTCCGACCCAGCAGACTGCTTCTTGAACGCATCAAACGCTTTTCAGTTTCAGGTGAAACTGGAGGATTGTTCAGCTCCTGAAACCGCAGTGGAGGACCTCCTTCATCCCAGAGCCAAGACGGACGACCTTCGTCCTGTCAAAGCAAAGATTTCAGAGAAACCGTTCAATGGAGCTAAGATGAGCAACAAGATTTTCTCTAGTATCACTAAGGAGAGCCAGTTTCCTTCAGCGGCCATGTTGGAGAACGGGGTTGTATCTGGAGCCAAGATGGCCGCTCAGGTTTTCTCTGGAGCAAAAATAGAGGAGCACTTTCTCTTTGGAGCCAAGATGGAGGACGAGTGCCTCAGAGCGGTCCTGTGGCAGGACATGTCCGTCAACCTGGCCTCCACGCTACTGCATCAGCTCTCCG AGAAGGTCAGTAAGTCCAGCTGTCAGCAGGTGGAGCGGATGGCTCCGCCCATCAGAAGCAG TCCTGCTCTGAAGATCAACATGGACCACGTCCCTTCCTCTCCACTGCTGAGCTCCAGAGAAACCCTGCATG aaacacaaaccaacATCGTTAGAGATCAAACCTCGGGTTCTTCGTACTTCTTCAg GTGTCACGTGTGCGGCTTTGAGACGGAGGGCCACGCCCTTTTCAAGAGTCACATGACGGAGCACCGCCAGTGGGAACACGGCTCCTTCTCGCTGCACTGCTGCAGGTGCGACCATTCGACCAATCAGGAGGCAGAGATGATGGCCCATGTGGACACGCACATACACGGCGACATGGGAGAAATGAG ACGCCCGGCCCCTCTCCCCGCCGCCCCCAGCCGAGCTCTGCCGGTCGCCGTGGCAACACAGCCGGAGCAGAGCACCTCAGAGCATCGCTGCCGCATCTGCCAGAGGTCGTTTCCCGGGCAACCGGAGCTGCTGGCCCACTTCCAGGGTCATCGCCAGGGCAACCAGTACCGGTGCGACCGCTGCGGCCACCTGACGCGGACGGCCAACAAGCTGGTGGAGCACGTGCGCGTCCACACGGGCGAGCGGCCGTTCACCTGCGACCTCTGCCCCTACAGCGCCAAGCGGCGGGACAGTCTGCGGCTGCACTGCAAGGTGAAGCACGCTAACGCCAGCGCTAACGCCGGCGCTAACGCCGACGTGCACACGCACCGGACCTACGCCCCCCACGGAGACGGTCAGCGCTCCAGCAAACACGTCCGGCGGCTGCACACCGCCTCCTCTCTTCCTCgccctgctgctcctcctcttcctctgctgcagccgctgctcTCCGACTGCACAGGATGGAGGGATTTATCTCCTCTCCTCCCCATCACAACACTCATCTCTCTGAAACCTCGCTCCtatttctcctcctcctcctcttcctcaccgcCCTGCTCCAACAAACACTCCTTCCTGGGTTACCTCGGCCTCActtctttgtaa